From a single Ascaphus truei isolate aAscTru1 chromosome 2, aAscTru1.hap1, whole genome shotgun sequence genomic region:
- the STEAP2 gene encoding metalloreductase STEAP2, with amino-acid sequence MESITMMGSPKSTNKSFLPNGFNGLKEDKTTIGILGSGDFAKSLTIRLIRCGYHVVIGSREPKCAADFFPHVVDVTHHEDAIIKANIIFVAIHREHYSSLWDLKHLLSGKILVDVSNNMRVDQYPESNAEYLSSLFPDCYVVKGFNVVSAWALQLGPKDASSQVYICSNNVQARHQVLELARQMNFIPIDLGALSSSREIENLPLRLFTPWKGPVVVAISLATFFFIYSFIRDIIHPYVRNQQSDFYKIPIEIVNKTLPIVAITLLSLVYLAGLLAAAYQLYYSTKYRRFPPWLENWLQCRKQLGLLSFFFAAVHVAYSMCLPMRRSERYLFLNMAYQQVHTNVENSWNEEEVWRIEMYISFGIMSLGLLSLLAVTSIPSVNNALNWREFSFIQSTLGYVALLISTFHVLIYGWKRAFEGEYYRFYTPPNFVLALVLPTIVILGKIVLLCPCVSKKLRRIKRGWEKSHFKEKTSGIPHVSPERVTVM; translated from the exons ATGGAGTCGATCACTATGATGGGAAGTCCAAAGAGCACAAATAAATCTTTTCTACCAAATGGCTTTAATGGTTTGAAAGAAGATAAGACCACCATTGGGATATTAGGAAGTGGAGACTTCGCTAAATCTTTGACCATTAGGCTTATCAGGTGTGGGTATCATGTGGTCATAGGAAGCAGAGAACCAAAATGTGCCGCTGACTTTTTCCCACATGTTGTTGATGTTACTCACCATGAGGATGCAATTATCAAGGCCAACATCATATTCGTAGCAATACACAGAGAACACTATTCTTCCTTATGGGACCTAAAGCATTTGCTCTCCGGTAAAATACTAGTGGATGTTAGCAATAATATGAGGGTCGATCAGTACCCAGAATCAAATGCAGAATATCTGTCCTCGCTGTTTCCAGACTGCTATGTGGTGAAAGGATTTAATGTTGTCTCGGCATGGGCTCTGCAACTGGGACCAAAGGATGCCAGCAGTCAA GTATATATTTGCAGCAATAATGTTCAAGCTCGCCATCAAGTTCTTGAACTCGCTCGTCAGATGAACTTTATTCCAATTGACCTGGGGGCATTATCTTCATCAAGAGAGATAGAAAATTTACCTTTGCGCCTCTTCACGCCATGGAAAGGTCCTGTTGTTGTGGCAATAAGCCTTGCCACTTTTTTCTTCATTTACTCCTTCATCAGAGATATTATCCACCCCTATGTCAGAAATCAGCAGAGTGACTTCTACAAGATTCCTATTGAAATTGTGAACAAGACTTTACCAATAGTGGCAATTACCCTCCTTTCGCTGGTATACCTCGCTGGACTGCTGGCAGCTGCTTATCAGCTATATTATAGCACAAAGTACAGACGCTTCCCTCCATGGCTGGAGAACTGGCTGCAATGTAGAAAACAGCTCGGTTTACTAAGCTTCTTTTTTGCAGCTGTCCatgttgcatacagtatgtgtttgccAATGAGACGGTCCGAGCGCTACTTGTTTCTCAATATGGCCTATCAACAG gtcCATACTAATGTTGAGAACTCTTGGAATGAGGAGGAAGTATGGAGAATTGAAATGTACATCTCGTTTGGAATAATGAGCCTTGGACTGCTTTCTTTGCTGGCCGTAACTTCCATCCCATCTGTGAATAATGCTTTAAACTGGAGAGAATTCAGCTTTATTCAG TCTACTCTTGGATACGTCGCTTTGCTCATAAGCACCTTCCATGTTTTAATTTACGGTTGGAAACGAGCCTTTGAAGGAGAATACTACCGGTTTTACACGCCACCAAACTTTGTCCTTGCTCTGGTTTTACCTACCATAGTCATTCTGGGTAAGATTGTCTTGCTCTGTCCGTGCGTGAGCAAAAAACTGAGAAGAATCAAACGAGGATGGGAGAAAAGCCATTTTAAGGAAAAAACAAGTGGAATACCCCATGTTTCCCCTGAGAGGGTCACTGTGATGTGA